A window of Kribbella voronezhensis genomic DNA:
GGCAACCACTGTCGGCGATATCGACGCTGCGGTGGCCGACTGGGTGGAGCCGGTCAACGTGATCCTCGCGGCCGATACCGACGGTGGCCTGCTGCATCGGACGGCCGGCCGGGTGCCGACGCGGCACCCGGCCAACTCGCACCGCGTGGTACCGGCGTGGGATTCCGGGCATGCTTGGCAGGGCTGGTACGAGCCGATGCCTGCGGCAACCATCGACGAGTTCGCGGTGATGGCGAACGCGCGCGAACTGGCCGAGCCGCTGGGGACGGAGTTCGCCGCGCCGCACCGGTCCCACCGGATCCGTGAGCTGGTGAGCTCGCGCGACGACTGGACCGCCGCCGAAATGCCTGACATCCACCGCGACACCCTGCTCGGCTCGGCACCGCTGATGCTGGATCTCCTGGCGGGGTTGGAGGATCTGTCCGCCGAGGCGACTTCTCTGCGCGCGGAGCTGGCCACATGGGACCGGCGGATGGACGCGAGCAGTACCACGGCGTCGACGTACGCCGCCTTTCGCAAGGCGCTCGTCCAGCGCCTCGCCGACCATCCGGCGCTCGCCGTCCTCGAGGACGGCCTCGACTGTCCCGAGCTGTTCGTGCCCTGGATGGATCCGCTCGCCCATGTCGGCTTCGCGCTGGAGAACCTGATCACCACCGACCTGCTGCCGGACGTCAACGTCCGCTGGCTCGCGCGGGAGGCGCTCGAAGAGGTCGCGCACAGCAAACCCCGGAAGCCGTGGGGCGAGACGCACCAACTCTCTCCGCTGCACGCCCTTCGCGGCCCACTCTTCACGCCGGCCGAAGAGCCGATCGACCTGGCGCTGTCCGGCGACCACCACTGCGTGATGTCGACGTCGAGCCTCCCGGGCCTGACCGACGTCTGCATCCGCGCCTCAGCAGCCCGCTACGCCTGGGACCTGGCCGACCGCTCCGACAGCGCCTGGTCGGTCCCCTTGGGCGCCTCGGGCGTCCTGGGCGACCCTCATCACCACGATCAACTCCCCCACTGGCTGCAGGGCACCCTCGTCCCCATCACCACCAACTGGGACGAGCTGACCCCGGAACGCTGATCAGCCGCGCGGTGGTCGCCGGCCAGGTCTGGCGGAAGGTCGCTGGGCGCCGAGCTCAGGAGGGGGACGGTTCCGTGGTGCGGTGTTTGGGGTGGTCTCGGGTCGTGGGTTGGTGGTCGGTGGTGCGTGGGGCGGGGCAGACCGGGCCTCGGCGGATCGGGCCGCCTCCCAGTCGCCTGCTCTTCCACTGCTTCTCTTCGTAGTCGTAGTAAGTGTCGACGCCTCCGACTGTCATCTGCTGTCCCTCCGTCAACCCCCGCGACCTGCGTGCGATGCCTCATCTACAGTCCGTCACCGGCGGCCGGAACACAAGCGATTCTTGAACTACCACCGACAACCGGACTCCACCGCCCCGATTTCCCCTGTTTTGTCCAGACTGTTGAACCCACAAAGGGCAATCGGTGGGATCTCGAACGCCTTACTTCACACCGCGAAAACGGCAACCCCATGGCCTGAGATCCGAACACTCTCCGCTACCAATTCCACAGAACCGAACGACAGCACCTCGTACGCCGGTACGCCGTCCAGCGGGATCTCCGCCGTCTCGGCCGTCAGGTTCGCCACCACCCGCAAGGCTCCGCGGCTGACCACCAGCCATGACTCGGTGGCGTCCACCCCCACAGAGTCGAGTCGGTCGTTGCGCAGGTCGTCGCTCCGGGCCCGCAGGGCGAGCAGATCGCGGTACCAACGCAGCAGGTCGCGATGCGGCGGCTCGTCCACCTCGGTCCAGTCCAGCACCGAGCTCCGCCAGGTCTCCGGATCCTGCGGATCGGGGATCTCCTCCGCGTCCCATCCGTGCGCCGCGAACTCCTGTCGCCGCCCGGTCCGCACGGCCTCGGCCAGCTCGGGCTCCTCGTGATCGGTGAAGTACCGCCACGGCGTCGAGGCACCCCACTCCTCGCCCATGAACAGCATCGGCGTGTACGGCGAAGTGAGCACCAGGGCGGCGCCGATCGCCTGTTGACCCGGTGTGAGGGCGGGCCGGTCGCCGAGCGCGCGGTTGCCGACCTGGTCGTGGTTGGAGGTGTACGCGAGGAACGCCGAGCCGCGATGGCGCGCCGGGTCCACCGGCCGGCCCCAGTCCTTGCCGCGGAAGGTGGAGTACGACCCGTCGTGGAGGAACACCTGGGTGAGCGTCTTCGCCAGCACCTCCGGCTCGCCGAAGTCCACGTAGTACCCGGCTCGCTCACCGGTCAGCAGAGTGTGTAAGGCGTGGTGGAAGTCGTCGCTCCACTGGGCGGTCATCCCGAGGCCGCCCTCGGCGACGGGCTCGACCATGCGCGGGTCGTTGAGGTCCGACTCCGCCACCAGCCCCAGCGGTCGGCCCAGCTCCTTCGCCAGCGTGGCCGTCTCTGTCGACAGCTGTGCCAGCAGATGGGTCGGGCTGTCGTCGGCCAGCGCGTGTACTGCGTCCAGCCGCAAGGCGTCGATGTGGAACTCCCGGAACCAGCGCAGCGCGTTGTCGCAGATCCACCGGCGTACTTCGTGACTGCCGTCGTCGTCCAGATTGACTGCCGGACCCCACGGGGTGCTGTGCCGGGTGGTGAAGTACGGCCCGAAGGAGTCGAGGTAGTTCCCGCTCGGCCCGAGGTGGTTGTAGACCACGTCGAGGCAGACGGCCAGTCCGACCGCATGGCACTGATCGACGAAGCGCTGCAACGCCTCGGGACCGCCGTACGGCTCGTGGACGGCGTAGAGGTCCACACCGTCGTACCCCCAGCCCTGCCGCCCGGGGAAGGCGGCGACCGGCATCAGCGACACCACGTCGACGCCGAGCGCGACCAGGTAGTCCAGGTGGCCGGCAGCGGCCTCCAGCGTCCCCTCCGGAGTGAAGGTGCCCAGATGCAGCTCGTAGAAGACAGCACCGCTCACGTCTCGACCGGCCCAGCCCTCGTCACTCCAGGCGTAGCGACCGGAGTCGAACACCCTGCTGAAGCCGTGGACGCCGTCCGGCTGCCACGGGCTCCGCGGGTCGGGCATCGGGTCGCTGCCGTCGACAGAAAAGGCGTAGTCCGTCCCGTGCCCGCCCTCGGCCTCCACCGACCACCAGCCGCCTTCACTCGGCGACATCGGCACCGATCCGCTGGACAGCACCAAGTCGACGGTCGTAGCGGCCGGCGCCCAGACGGTGAAGGTGTGCAAGTCAGCTCCTTGCCAGCAACGCCACTGGAAGCTCGGCCAGCAGCTCGTGGATCCGAGCCGCTCCACTACCCACCGGACGCCCGGTCAACACGTCCTGCCAGTCCCCGTCAGGCAGTACGACGGTGCTGTCGCCCCAGCCGCCCAGGCGGTGCAGAGTGACCGGCAGCCGGGTCGCGATCGTCACAGCGGCATCTCCGCGAGCAAACGCCACAGCGTGGCCACTGGAGGTCGGCAGCGGCTTGTAACTCCCCGCGAAGGCGTCTGCTTCCTGCCGCCGATGCCGCAAGGCTCGCGACGTCACCAGCAGCTTCTCGTCGGCCAGTCCGTCCGGGCGAGCCCCGTCGTCGAG
This region includes:
- a CDS encoding penicillin acylase family protein, producing the protein MSAETFRDAWGVPHLRAADPLELAQLQGRNAAMDRAWQIELQRRRFLGTSAAFLGVEAIGWDSFARQARLADTAERCYRSLDDATREWLTAYVAGVNEGMPAGAARAPEFAETGLMVQEWEPWAPLGNWLAIHVMFAGFPNKLWREHVVHHLGEAAVDLFDSEGPSTAGSNGWLIAGDRTATGAPVIAGDPHRYIESPGIYQQVRLACPQYDVIGLAVPGIPGIAHFGHTGKVAWAITNAMADYQDLFAEQLRRTADGVEALRPDGWRETAVHTEVFEVAGAAPVEVEVIETDRGPVIIGGPDERAISLRYPPRVTGRLGFEVLPKLLAATTVGDIDAAVADWVEPVNVILAADTDGGLLHRTAGRVPTRHPANSHRVVPAWDSGHAWQGWYEPMPAATIDEFAVMANARELAEPLGTEFAAPHRSHRIRELVSSRDDWTAAEMPDIHRDTLLGSAPLMLDLLAGLEDLSAEATSLRAELATWDRRMDASSTTASTYAAFRKALVQRLADHPALAVLEDGLDCPELFVPWMDPLAHVGFALENLITTDLLPDVNVRWLAREALEEVAHSKPRKPWGETHQLSPLHALRGPLFTPAEEPIDLALSGDHHCVMSTSSLPGLTDVCIRASAARYAWDLADRSDSAWSVPLGASGVLGDPHHHDQLPHWLQGTLVPITTNWDELTPER
- the treZ gene encoding malto-oligosyltrehalose trehalohydrolase, coding for MHTFTVWAPAATTVDLVLSSGSVPMSPSEGGWWSVEAEGGHGTDYAFSVDGSDPMPDPRSPWQPDGVHGFSRVFDSGRYAWSDEGWAGRDVSGAVFYELHLGTFTPEGTLEAAAGHLDYLVALGVDVVSLMPVAAFPGRQGWGYDGVDLYAVHEPYGGPEALQRFVDQCHAVGLAVCLDVVYNHLGPSGNYLDSFGPYFTTRHSTPWGPAVNLDDDGSHEVRRWICDNALRWFREFHIDALRLDAVHALADDSPTHLLAQLSTETATLAKELGRPLGLVAESDLNDPRMVEPVAEGGLGMTAQWSDDFHHALHTLLTGERAGYYVDFGEPEVLAKTLTQVFLHDGSYSTFRGKDWGRPVDPARHRGSAFLAYTSNHDQVGNRALGDRPALTPGQQAIGAALVLTSPYTPMLFMGEEWGASTPWRYFTDHEEPELAEAVRTGRRQEFAAHGWDAEEIPDPQDPETWRSSVLDWTEVDEPPHRDLLRWYRDLLALRARSDDLRNDRLDSVGVDATESWLVVSRGALRVVANLTAETAEIPLDGVPAYEVLSFGSVELVAESVRISGHGVAVFAV